One segment of Candidatus Nitrospira nitrosa DNA contains the following:
- the dnaK gene encoding molecular chaperone DnaK, with amino-acid sequence MPETSCPRPKNMTRIVGIDLGTTNSLIAFMKDGQPHVVPDRNGRTMVPSVVALTDNGLIVGDSAKEHLTRNPERTVYSVKRFMGKGLADVQNELAYFPYTLTETGGVIRIRLGEKSYSPPQVSAMVLKELKRRAEAYLGESISKAVITVPAYFNDSQRQATKDAGLIAGLEVLRIINEPTAASLAYGLQGKTQGTIAVYDFGGGTFDISILKLKDGIFEVLATNGDTHLGGDDLDRLLVDLFIGQIQQQYRINLSEYPDHMQAVRLEAERAKIRLSDDLQATITIELPDDKGHFTRELTREQLESLAMPVIERTLAPCRMALKDAGLTSKDIDEVVLVGGSTRMPLVRRRVEALFGKAPHCHLNPDEVVALGAAVQADILGGGTTDMLLLDVTPLSLGIETMGGVMSSLIRRNTTIPASAKELFTTYVDGQTGVDIHILQGERELIKDNRSLARFRLKVPPLPAGVPRIEVTFLIDANGILNVTATDMRTGQSQSIEVKPSYGLSDAEVERMIEDSFKFAADDVTARKLIEARLDAEALLKTTEKSLTEAGHLIMADEAKGIRNALSQLATAKDGSDPRTIRARMAELEQAAKHLNVVMLEDSLKKSLQGKKVTEIT; translated from the coding sequence TTGCCTGAGACATCCTGCCCAAGACCTAAGAACATGACAAGAATTGTCGGCATCGACCTCGGCACAACGAATTCTCTGATCGCCTTCATGAAAGACGGCCAGCCTCACGTCGTCCCTGACCGCAACGGTCGTACGATGGTGCCGTCGGTGGTCGCCTTGACGGACAATGGGTTGATTGTCGGCGATTCGGCTAAAGAACACTTGACGCGAAATCCCGAGCGAACGGTCTATTCCGTCAAACGTTTCATGGGCAAGGGTCTCGCCGATGTGCAAAACGAACTGGCGTATTTCCCCTACACACTCACGGAGACCGGCGGGGTCATCCGGATTCGGCTCGGCGAAAAGAGTTATTCCCCACCACAGGTCTCCGCCATGGTGCTCAAGGAATTGAAGCGACGCGCGGAAGCCTATCTGGGGGAAAGTATCAGTAAAGCCGTCATCACCGTTCCCGCCTACTTCAACGACAGCCAACGGCAAGCGACTAAAGATGCCGGGCTCATTGCCGGATTGGAAGTCCTGCGCATCATCAACGAGCCGACCGCCGCCTCCCTGGCTTACGGACTTCAGGGAAAGACACAAGGGACGATTGCTGTCTACGACTTCGGAGGCGGCACATTCGACATCTCAATCTTGAAGCTCAAGGACGGAATCTTTGAAGTCCTGGCGACGAATGGCGATACCCACCTGGGAGGGGACGATCTCGACCGGCTGCTTGTCGATCTGTTTATCGGACAAATCCAACAACAGTATCGGATCAACCTGAGCGAATACCCCGATCATATGCAGGCCGTCCGTTTGGAAGCAGAGCGAGCCAAGATTCGCCTTTCTGATGATCTCCAAGCCACGATCACCATCGAACTACCGGATGACAAGGGACACTTCACCAGAGAACTGACGCGTGAGCAGCTCGAATCCCTGGCGATGCCGGTCATTGAACGGACGCTGGCCCCCTGCCGTATGGCCTTAAAGGACGCCGGACTTACCTCAAAAGACATCGACGAGGTGGTATTGGTGGGTGGTTCCACCCGCATGCCTTTGGTTCGCCGACGCGTCGAGGCGCTGTTTGGAAAGGCGCCGCATTGTCACCTGAACCCGGATGAAGTCGTCGCACTCGGCGCTGCCGTACAAGCCGATATTCTGGGCGGTGGAACGACGGACATGTTGCTGTTAGATGTGACGCCCCTGTCGCTCGGCATTGAAACGATGGGCGGTGTCATGAGCAGTTTGATCCGCCGAAACACGACCATCCCAGCAAGCGCCAAAGAACTGTTCACGACCTACGTCGACGGGCAAACCGGCGTCGATATTCATATCCTGCAAGGCGAGCGCGAACTCATCAAAGACAACCGCAGCCTGGCACGATTCCGGTTGAAAGTACCGCCCCTTCCGGCCGGCGTCCCACGCATCGAGGTGACCTTTCTGATCGACGCCAACGGCATCTTGAACGTCACGGCGACGGACATGCGAACCGGTCAGAGCCAGTCGATCGAGGTCAAACCTTCCTATGGGCTCTCGGATGCGGAAGTGGAGCGGATGATCGAAGACTCATTTAAGTTTGCAGCCGACGATGTCACCGCTCGGAAGTTGATTGAAGCCCGGCTGGATGCCGAAGCGCTCCTAAAGACAACCGAGAAGTCGCTGACGGAAGCGGGACATCTGATCATGGCGGATGAAGCCAAGGGTATTCGGAACGCATTGTCTCAACTGGCCACAGCGAAAGACGGCTCCGATCCCCGTACCATCCGCGCACGGATGGCAGAACTCGAACAGGCGGCAAAACATTTGAACGTCGTGATGCTGGAGGATTCCCTGAAAAAAAGCCTACAAGGGAAGAAAGTCACAGAAATCACGTAA
- the iscX gene encoding Fe-S cluster assembly protein IscX, protein MDLKWQDAEDIAIRLVEEHPETDPLTVRFTDMHTWIVALPDFKDDPKKSNEKILETIQMAWHEEYQDSKS, encoded by the coding sequence ATGGACCTGAAATGGCAAGACGCCGAAGACATCGCCATACGGCTGGTGGAAGAACACCCTGAGACGGATCCGTTGACTGTACGGTTCACCGATATGCATACCTGGATCGTGGCGTTGCCCGACTTTAAAGACGACCCCAAGAAATCGAACGAAAAGATTTTAGAAACGATCCAGATGGCGTGGCACGAGGAATATCAAGACTCGAAATCGTAA
- a CDS encoding penicillin-binding protein 1A gives MPNDSRLIGRNQEQPRRRLRRWQVIMLGVVAAMIAGATTVAGVIWHFAQDLPSLDLLQNYQPSLVTTVYSDDRQPIGQFFIERRILTPLSEIPKTLTQAVIATEDARFFEHPGLDLIGMLRAAWTNIRHGGKKVEGASTITQQLARSLFLSSERSYGRKIREVILAYKMEVVSGKEQILETYLNQIYFGQGAYGVGSAARSYFDKDIRTLTLAESAFLAGLPQKPSKFSPFAAYDMAKKRQEHVLARMEEVGFITAAEREAAVRDTLNFHQPVSEHLAPYFVEYVRQLLVAKYGESMVYKGGLQIHTTLNLEMQRAAEAAFLSGVRELDKREGWRGPRRTVDIDRFQPSELSSGEQLLKPGYVGEGVVLKIMKDHFLVQVGPFTGKLAFDDMAWAKRMLKGPDPTVDFVVNPNVKQLLKPGDVIEVGVKRLTKEGVLLTLEQTPVVEGGLIAIDPKAGTIRAMVGGYDFARSEYNRAVQAHRQPGSAFKPLIYATAMSQGLSPATQVLDAPVVYEQEEEAKTWKPENYGRKFHGMVSLRDALAQSHNLATVRLLDKVGVKNVIEFSRAVGVTSPLPADLSLGLGTSSLSLMELTSVYGVFLNQGSRVEPFGIKAVKDNTGQTLESIEPEPHEVIPKETAYLITNMMEDVIQKGTGQAAKTLGRPIAGKTGTTNDYTNAWFIGGTPNLVTGVYVGFDDRRSLGESETGARSALPIWTNFMREALKQLPVVPFEIPDGVTFVKVDSSTGLLEADQDGEGQQGTVELFAKGSEPTQAVQRRLDPTDFYRLDQIPEGQPTGDAEQ, from the coding sequence ATGCCGAACGACAGTCGATTGATTGGAAGAAATCAGGAACAGCCGCGTCGTCGCCTGCGCCGATGGCAGGTGATCATGCTCGGTGTGGTGGCCGCCATGATCGCCGGAGCTACGACAGTGGCGGGTGTCATTTGGCACTTTGCCCAAGATCTTCCCTCGCTCGATCTGCTTCAAAACTATCAACCGAGCTTGGTGACAACCGTCTATTCGGACGATCGTCAGCCGATCGGCCAGTTCTTCATTGAACGCCGCATTCTGACTCCGCTCTCTGAAATTCCCAAAACATTGACGCAGGCGGTCATCGCAACGGAAGATGCCCGGTTTTTCGAGCATCCGGGATTGGATCTTATCGGGATGTTGCGGGCGGCTTGGACGAATATTCGGCATGGCGGGAAGAAGGTCGAAGGTGCCAGTACGATCACGCAACAATTGGCTCGGTCGCTCTTTCTCTCCTCTGAACGGTCGTATGGACGCAAGATCCGCGAAGTCATTCTGGCCTACAAGATGGAGGTGGTGTCGGGCAAAGAGCAGATTCTTGAGACCTACCTGAATCAAATCTACTTCGGACAAGGAGCCTATGGTGTCGGATCGGCGGCACGCTCCTATTTCGACAAGGACATTAGAACACTGACGCTGGCCGAGTCGGCCTTCTTGGCAGGACTCCCGCAGAAGCCGAGCAAGTTTTCGCCGTTTGCAGCGTACGATATGGCGAAGAAGCGGCAGGAACATGTACTCGCGCGTATGGAGGAAGTCGGGTTCATCACGGCTGCGGAACGGGAAGCAGCTGTTCGTGACACACTGAATTTCCATCAACCGGTTAGCGAGCATCTTGCTCCGTACTTCGTCGAGTATGTCCGGCAATTGCTCGTGGCAAAGTACGGGGAATCGATGGTGTACAAGGGTGGTCTTCAAATCCATACCACCTTGAATTTGGAGATGCAGCGAGCAGCTGAAGCGGCGTTCTTGAGCGGTGTTCGAGAACTCGATAAGCGGGAGGGCTGGCGAGGGCCTCGACGAACGGTGGATATCGACAGGTTTCAGCCCTCAGAGCTTAGCTCCGGGGAGCAATTGCTCAAACCCGGGTATGTGGGTGAAGGGGTCGTCTTAAAGATAATGAAGGATCACTTCCTCGTTCAGGTTGGGCCGTTCACAGGGAAACTGGCCTTTGACGATATGGCCTGGGCGAAGCGGATGCTCAAAGGGCCGGACCCGACGGTCGATTTTGTTGTGAATCCCAATGTGAAGCAACTCTTGAAGCCCGGTGATGTCATCGAAGTCGGAGTGAAGCGACTGACGAAGGAGGGGGTGCTTCTGACACTTGAGCAGACCCCGGTGGTGGAAGGGGGACTGATTGCCATCGATCCAAAGGCGGGGACGATTCGCGCGATGGTCGGTGGCTACGACTTTGCCCGAAGCGAATACAATCGTGCCGTGCAGGCACACCGGCAACCAGGATCCGCCTTCAAACCGCTCATTTATGCTACTGCCATGAGTCAGGGCTTGAGCCCAGCCACCCAGGTCCTCGATGCGCCCGTGGTCTATGAACAGGAAGAGGAGGCCAAGACCTGGAAGCCCGAGAACTATGGACGAAAATTCCACGGCATGGTGAGTCTCCGGGATGCCTTGGCGCAGTCGCATAATCTGGCGACGGTTCGGTTATTGGATAAGGTCGGTGTGAAAAATGTCATTGAGTTCTCCCGTGCCGTCGGCGTCACGAGCCCGCTTCCGGCTGATCTTTCGCTGGGGCTTGGGACGTCGTCTCTGAGCTTGATGGAGCTGACGTCGGTGTATGGTGTGTTCTTGAATCAGGGCAGCCGCGTGGAACCGTTTGGGATTAAAGCCGTCAAGGATAATACGGGCCAAACGCTTGAATCCATCGAGCCCGAGCCGCACGAGGTCATCCCGAAAGAAACGGCCTACCTGATCACGAATATGATGGAAGATGTCATCCAAAAAGGAACCGGGCAGGCTGCCAAAACGCTGGGGCGTCCGATCGCGGGGAAAACCGGGACGACGAACGACTACACCAACGCGTGGTTTATCGGTGGGACCCCGAATCTGGTGACGGGTGTGTATGTGGGATTTGACGACCGGCGGTCGCTCGGAGAGAGCGAAACCGGAGCTCGGTCGGCCCTGCCGATCTGGACGAACTTTATGAGGGAGGCCCTCAAACAGCTTCCGGTCGTCCCCTTTGAGATTCCCGATGGAGTCACCTTTGTCAAAGTTGACTCCTCGACCGGCCTGTTGGAGGCCGACCAGGATGGTGAAGGCCAACAGGGAACTGTGGAACTCTTCGCGAAGGGCAGTGAACCGACACAGGCGGTGCAGCGACGACTCGACCCAACGGATTTTTATAGACTGGATCAGATTCCGGAAGGGCAACCGACCGGTGACGCCGAGCAGTAG
- a CDS encoding response regulator, whose product MIEQPVINQPILLVEDEPDTAALVTLILQEKGYPVVHAADGQDALNKIASMPPPSLVLLDIQLPHVDGVTILETIRAASGWQHVPVVLLTAVVDPSCIRRAVSIKVQDYILKPFKRDSLLRCVERALIPLARP is encoded by the coding sequence ATGATCGAACAACCTGTTATCAATCAGCCGATCCTCCTGGTCGAAGATGAACCAGATACCGCCGCTCTCGTGACGCTCATCTTGCAGGAAAAGGGCTATCCGGTCGTGCATGCCGCCGACGGCCAGGACGCCCTGAACAAGATCGCTTCGATGCCGCCTCCTTCGCTCGTGCTGCTGGACATCCAACTACCCCATGTCGATGGGGTCACTATTCTAGAGACAATTCGAGCAGCGTCCGGCTGGCAACACGTCCCGGTGGTCCTCCTCACGGCCGTCGTTGATCCGTCCTGTATCCGTAGGGCGGTGTCCATCAAGGTGCAGGATTACATCCTCAAACCATTTAAGCGCGACAGTTTGCTGAGATGTGTGGAGCGGGCCTTGATACCGCTAGCACGCCCATAA